One region of Marivirga arenosa genomic DNA includes:
- a CDS encoding DUF5916 domain-containing protein gives MNVRSIYLTIAFFFASIITSFAQNVAQETVYNLQKTTEKIVLDGILNELIWQETEVATDFYMVIPDDNRSAELESEVRMTYDNENFYFAITCFDGQDGYVVQSLRRDWDWPLNENFSIYIDPYNDFTNGFSFGITPYGVQREGTIDEGTNVNEDWDNKWSSNVKKYDDRWIAEIAIPFKSIRYAEGNRNWNIQFFRNHLKRNERSSWIAVEQQYTPSALTFSGKLLWPEDPPKTGSNISFIPYVLGDLSRNYAANETNYSKKANAGFDAKIGITPGLNLDLTVNPDFSQVEVDRQVINLSRFEVSFPERRQFFLENADLFSKFGFPQSRAFFSRRIGISTDTLGRTRQVPIVGGARLSGKLNEKLRLGLLNMSTAENNELGIPFQNYSVLALQQNIFSRSNVAFVFANKQNININKSREFSSYNPTVARRIVQNSDTTLEFKSYNRVVGLEYNLFSEDTRWAGDFYYQRSFDTWNDDNTYNHGAFLRYQERNFSIRWVHTAIGDGFNAEMGFVPRVGYNQGSFSPKYIHYPKSDAIINQEISFDISYTYNNDFSKNTDRSFSVDYGVSFTNTSSISAQWSRTYQYMFFDFNPIAPIGNRILPQGSDYNWNSMRLNYQSDRRKLLNIDGSLTYGGFYTGTRFNAGGQLAYRFQPYGSFAITYDYNAIQLSEGFENANFYLLGPRLDFTMTDKVFFTGFAQYNNRFDNVNYNLRFQWRFAPVSDVFLVYTENFAPGGPIDFVPGEDTKSRAIVLKLNYWFNL, from the coding sequence ATGAATGTACGATCAATATATCTTACTATTGCATTTTTCTTTGCCTCAATAATTACTTCCTTTGCTCAAAATGTAGCTCAGGAAACAGTTTATAACCTTCAAAAAACAACTGAGAAGATTGTACTTGATGGAATTTTGAATGAATTAATCTGGCAAGAAACAGAAGTAGCTACTGATTTTTATATGGTAATTCCAGATGATAATAGATCTGCGGAATTGGAATCGGAAGTAAGAATGACCTACGATAATGAAAACTTCTATTTTGCCATTACTTGTTTTGATGGACAGGACGGCTATGTAGTACAATCCTTAAGAAGAGATTGGGACTGGCCCTTAAATGAAAATTTCAGCATATATATAGACCCTTATAATGATTTCACTAATGGCTTTTCATTTGGAATAACACCTTACGGTGTCCAAAGAGAGGGTACTATAGATGAAGGAACAAATGTTAATGAAGATTGGGATAACAAATGGAGTTCAAATGTAAAAAAATATGATGATAGATGGATAGCTGAAATCGCTATTCCATTTAAATCTATCAGATATGCAGAAGGTAATCGAAATTGGAATATCCAATTTTTTAGAAATCATTTAAAAAGAAATGAAAGAAGTAGCTGGATAGCAGTAGAACAACAATATACACCTTCCGCCCTTACATTTAGTGGTAAACTATTGTGGCCAGAGGATCCTCCAAAAACAGGTAGTAATATATCCTTCATTCCTTATGTATTGGGAGATTTATCAAGGAATTATGCAGCCAATGAAACCAATTATTCTAAAAAAGCGAATGCTGGTTTCGATGCTAAAATTGGAATTACTCCTGGCTTAAATCTTGATTTAACGGTTAATCCAGATTTCTCACAAGTTGAAGTTGATAGGCAAGTCATAAATTTAAGTCGATTTGAAGTGAGCTTTCCAGAGAGAAGACAATTCTTTCTGGAAAATGCAGACCTTTTTAGCAAATTTGGCTTCCCTCAAAGCAGAGCATTTTTCTCCAGAAGGATAGGAATAAGTACCGATACATTAGGAAGAACTAGACAGGTACCTATAGTAGGTGGAGCCAGATTAAGTGGGAAATTAAATGAGAAACTAAGACTAGGTTTATTAAACATGAGTACTGCTGAAAATAATGAATTAGGTATACCTTTTCAGAATTATAGTGTTTTGGCATTGCAACAAAATATATTTAGTAGATCAAATGTGGCATTCGTTTTTGCGAACAAGCAAAATATAAATATAAATAAAAGTAGAGAATTCAGTTCTTATAACCCGACAGTAGCCAGAAGGATAGTTCAAAATTCGGACACAACTTTAGAATTCAAGAGTTACAATAGAGTTGTAGGCTTAGAATATAATTTATTCTCTGAAGACACGCGCTGGGCAGGTGACTTTTATTATCAAAGATCATTCGATACCTGGAATGATGATAATACCTATAACCATGGAGCATTTTTAAGATACCAAGAAAGAAATTTTTCAATAAGATGGGTACACACAGCTATTGGAGATGGTTTTAATGCAGAAATGGGATTTGTACCAAGAGTGGGATATAATCAGGGATCTTTTAGTCCCAAATACATTCATTACCCCAAAAGTGATGCTATTATAAACCAAGAAATAAGCTTTGATATATCTTACACTTACAATAATGATTTTTCGAAAAATACTGATCGATCTTTCAGTGTAGATTATGGTGTATCCTTTACCAATACATCTTCCATTTCCGCACAATGGTCAAGAACATACCAATATATGTTCTTTGATTTTAACCCTATTGCTCCAATAGGAAATAGAATTTTACCGCAGGGAAGTGATTACAATTGGAATTCCATGAGATTAAATTATCAATCTGATAGAAGAAAACTTTTAAATATAGACGGATCTCTTACCTATGGTGGATTCTACACAGGAACTCGTTTTAATGCAGGAGGTCAGTTAGCATATAGATTCCAACCTTACGGTTCATTTGCTATTACTTATGATTACAATGCAATTCAACTCTCTGAAGGCTTTGAAAATGCTAACTTTTATCTCCTAGGTCCAAGGCTTGACTTTACTATGACGGACAAAGTATTTTTCACAGGATTTGCTCAATACAATAACCGATTCGATAATGTAAACTATAATTTAAGATTCCAGTGGAGATTTGCACCGGTTTCAGATGTCTTCCTAGTTTATACAGAAAACTTTGCCCCTGGTGGCCCAATAGATTTTGTACCTGGTGAGGACACAAAAAGCAGAGCCATCGTTTTAAAACTTAATTATTGGTTTAACCTTTAG
- a CDS encoding DsrE family protein codes for MKHKLLILSLLISLSYSSILAQEAQHPIVKGYGGIYEIEDPVELVQPDKEYKILIELVSENKNPEEHSFWINNVARLMNLHGIQGVPKENLKVKVVVHGPAVLDILSNGNYFEKFRIAKNPNIPVLEALDEAGAEVIVCGQSLLARELARDEIWSKTKVATSALTTISKNVSEGYVLFKF; via the coding sequence ATGAAACATAAATTACTAATACTTTCCCTATTAATATCTTTAAGTTACTCCAGTATATTAGCTCAAGAAGCACAACATCCTATTGTGAAAGGATATGGTGGTATTTATGAAATTGAGGATCCTGTTGAATTAGTTCAGCCCGATAAAGAATATAAGATTCTTATTGAATTAGTATCTGAAAATAAAAATCCTGAAGAACATTCCTTTTGGATCAATAATGTTGCTCGCTTAATGAATTTACATGGAATTCAAGGAGTGCCAAAAGAAAATTTGAAAGTAAAGGTAGTAGTTCATGGACCTGCAGTATTAGATATTTTATCAAACGGTAATTATTTCGAAAAATTTAGAATTGCAAAAAATCCTAATATTCCAGTTTTGGAAGCTCTGGATGAGGCCGGTGCTGAAGTGATTGTGTGCGGTCAATCTTTATTGGCTCGGGAATTAGCAAGAGATGAAATATGGTCTAAAACTAAAGTGGCTACATCCGCACTCACTACAATTTCTAAAAATGTTTCAGAGGGCTATGTACTCTTTAAGTTTTAA
- a CDS encoding methyltransferase family protein, which yields MALQEEFEKQGVWLFKYRGTLPVLILLIGLGVYLYSVLNPETFIIQDSQIKSYYLLFCIAVSLFGQYIRAYTVGHTPKNTSGRNTEKQLADSLNTTGIYSTVRHPLYVGNFFMWFGPALLTENIWFNIAFILFYWVYYERIMFAEEQFLRRKFGETYLKWAEKTPAFIPSFKNFVKPNLPYSWKKVLKKEKNGFAAIFIIFAAFDIAGELLKGSKNFNNYLLIAAGISIILYLVLKALKKSSLLRTEPNR from the coding sequence ATGGCTTTACAAGAAGAATTTGAAAAACAAGGAGTTTGGTTATTCAAATACAGAGGAACTTTACCTGTATTAATATTATTGATTGGTTTAGGAGTATATCTTTATTCTGTTTTAAACCCTGAAACATTCATAATTCAAGATTCACAAATAAAATCTTATTATTTATTATTCTGTATCGCTGTTAGTTTATTTGGTCAATACATAAGAGCATACACGGTTGGTCATACTCCAAAAAACACTTCTGGAAGAAACACCGAAAAACAACTAGCAGATTCATTAAATACAACGGGGATTTATTCTACTGTTCGACATCCGTTATATGTTGGTAATTTTTTCATGTGGTTTGGACCTGCTCTTTTAACAGAAAATATATGGTTCAATATTGCCTTCATATTATTCTATTGGGTGTATTATGAAAGAATCATGTTCGCTGAAGAACAATTCTTAAGGAGAAAATTTGGAGAAACTTATTTAAAATGGGCAGAGAAAACACCTGCATTCATTCCTTCATTTAAGAACTTTGTAAAACCTAATTTACCATACAGTTGGAAAAAGGTTCTAAAAAAGGAAAAAAATGGGTTTGCAGCAATATTTATAATATTTGCAGCATTTGATATTGCTGGGGAGTTATTAAAAGGATCTAAAAATTTTAATAATTATTTATTGATTGCAGCAGGCATTTCAATCATTTTATATTTAGTGTTAAAGGCTTTGAAGAAATCTTCATTATTAAGAACTGAGCCTAATAGATAA
- a CDS encoding SGNH/GDSL hydrolase family protein, with protein sequence MKIIKSALIVFIVFSISMKSMSQDKYSYLALGDSYTIGELVEEEERWPVVLSKKLNDRGIEIEVEKIIATTGWTTDELIEAINKDKSLENTTYDIVSLLIGVNNQYRGYGIIQYEEEFEELLKKAITLADKKAKNVFVVSIPDYGVTPFVKNNNKNGAIIAKELKKYNKVARNICEEYGVEFFDITPLSLKAIWNTDYVAKDDLHPSAKMYEEWADYIEPGLYQLLNK encoded by the coding sequence ATGAAAATCATTAAATCAGCCCTTATCGTATTTATAGTATTTTCGATTAGCATGAAATCAATGTCACAAGATAAATATTCCTATTTAGCATTAGGTGATTCCTACACTATTGGTGAGTTAGTTGAAGAAGAAGAAAGATGGCCAGTTGTGCTTTCCAAAAAACTAAATGATCGTGGGATTGAAATAGAAGTGGAAAAAATAATAGCGACCACTGGATGGACAACGGATGAATTAATAGAGGCGATCAATAAAGATAAATCATTAGAAAACACTACTTATGATATTGTTAGTCTTCTTATTGGTGTTAATAATCAATATAGAGGTTATGGGATAATTCAATATGAAGAAGAGTTTGAAGAGTTATTAAAGAAAGCGATCACTTTAGCAGACAAGAAAGCTAAAAATGTATTCGTTGTAAGTATTCCAGATTATGGAGTTACTCCTTTTGTTAAAAATAATAATAAAAATGGAGCTATAATTGCTAAAGAACTTAAGAAATATAATAAGGTTGCAAGAAACATATGTGAAGAATACGGTGTTGAGTTTTTTGATATAACTCCCTTATCTTTAAAGGCTATTTGGAATACAGATTATGTTGCTAAAGATGATTTACATCCATCAGCCAAAATGTATGAAGAATGGGCGGATTATATTGAACCTGGTTTGTATCAGCTATTAAATAAATAA
- a CDS encoding OmpA family protein — protein MRLFLIATYILLPFFAFTQDKITTEGLPGSVNSSTQDVRPVISDDGKKIYLTRRFHPENIRGDKDFQDVWVSQLDSRGIWTKPKNMGEKYNDKRPNDLVRASKNDDSLIFVNSRYKGINSELALFKKGKSDPIELPIDGFYNKSNYVDYDYNFKNNIIIMAVERSDTEGDQDLYFSIYDETTGRFTTPKSMGKALNSEKADFAPFLTNDGYTIFFASYGHGGQGSADLFMSHRTGGWDDWSEPENLGNVINTKFEETYVSIDPSFNYLYYDSYPPGASNRNIWRATLSDEIKNKITAAKERKQNKPAPPPVTQQEKPIQEPEAETSLTENNLDETSNDTQEEITEADKVQQPPVETEEVIAENPVPISVKIDREMDYVKEQERNNKGFLSTLGNKLGFGEDEEINLIDAGAKGQKINRNIYFKFDSEKVLSKFDMLLDEITAILEEKPQLKILLEGHTDAIGGEDINIDLSCKRSNNVKEALIERGINQYRIEISCEGKERPIATNDDEFEGRELNRRVEFYLF, from the coding sequence TTGAGACTCTTTTTAATCGCTACATATATATTACTTCCTTTTTTCGCTTTTACTCAAGATAAAATCACGACTGAAGGCCTGCCAGGTTCGGTAAATAGTAGTACCCAAGATGTACGGCCAGTAATTTCTGATGATGGAAAAAAAATATACCTAACCCGAAGATTTCATCCTGAAAACATCAGAGGAGATAAAGACTTTCAAGATGTATGGGTTAGTCAATTGGATTCTCGTGGCATATGGACCAAACCCAAAAACATGGGAGAGAAATATAATGATAAACGCCCAAATGATTTAGTGAGAGCTAGCAAAAATGATGATTCTTTGATTTTTGTTAATTCTAGATACAAAGGAATTAACTCAGAATTAGCATTATTTAAAAAAGGAAAATCAGACCCTATTGAACTGCCAATAGATGGCTTTTACAATAAAAGTAATTATGTAGACTACGACTACAATTTTAAAAACAACATTATCATAATGGCGGTTGAAAGAAGCGATACTGAAGGAGATCAGGATTTATATTTCAGCATTTATGATGAAACAACAGGTAGATTTACCACACCTAAATCCATGGGGAAAGCATTGAATAGTGAAAAAGCTGACTTTGCTCCTTTCCTAACGAATGACGGATACACTATCTTTTTTGCTAGTTACGGCCATGGTGGACAAGGATCTGCAGACTTATTCATGTCACATAGAACAGGAGGCTGGGACGATTGGTCTGAACCTGAAAACTTAGGAAATGTAATTAATACTAAATTTGAAGAAACATATGTTTCTATTGATCCAAGCTTTAACTATTTATATTATGATTCTTACCCTCCAGGAGCATCTAATAGAAATATATGGAGAGCGACACTTTCAGATGAAATAAAAAATAAAATAACCGCAGCAAAAGAAAGAAAACAAAATAAGCCAGCCCCTCCTCCTGTTACACAACAGGAAAAACCAATCCAAGAGCCAGAAGCAGAAACTAGTTTAACTGAAAATAACCTTGATGAAACTTCCAATGATACTCAGGAAGAAATTACCGAAGCTGATAAAGTGCAACAACCGCCTGTGGAAACAGAAGAGGTAATTGCTGAAAATCCAGTTCCTATTTCCGTTAAAATTGACAGAGAGATGGATTATGTAAAAGAACAAGAGAGAAATAATAAAGGGTTTCTATCGACTTTAGGTAATAAATTAGGTTTTGGTGAGGATGAAGAGATTAATTTGATTGACGCTGGTGCAAAAGGTCAAAAAATCAATAGAAATATTTATTTCAAATTTGACTCCGAAAAAGTTCTAAGTAAATTCGACATGTTATTAGATGAAATTACTGCTATTCTTGAGGAGAAACCTCAATTAAAAATCTTACTTGAAGGACATACTGATGCAATTGGAGGTGAGGATATTAATATAGACTTATCATGTAAAAGATCTAATAATGTGAAGGAAGCATTAATCGAACGTGGAATAAATCAATACAGAATTGAAATTAGTTGTGAAGGTAAAGAAAGGCCAATTGCAACTAATGATGATGAATTTGAAGGTAGAGAATTAAATAGAAGAGTAGAATTTTATCTATTTTGA
- a CDS encoding MmcQ/YjbR family DNA-binding protein — MNIEDFRNFCLQKYGVTESFPFDEDTLVFKVIGKIFALIDVELFQSVNLKCDPIEAIKLREKYEAVKPGYHMNKKHWNTIEFDGSLTDNEIYHWINHSYDLVVSKLPKKLRDEVNQNR, encoded by the coding sequence ATGAATATTGAAGACTTTAGAAACTTCTGCCTTCAAAAATATGGGGTAACTGAAAGTTTCCCTTTTGATGAAGATACATTGGTTTTTAAAGTAATAGGGAAAATATTTGCCCTGATTGATGTTGAGCTTTTTCAAAGTGTAAACCTAAAATGTGATCCTATTGAAGCAATAAAGTTGAGGGAAAAATACGAAGCGGTTAAACCCGGTTATCACATGAATAAAAAGCATTGGAATACAATTGAGTTTGATGGGAGTTTAACTGATAATGAAATATATCACTGGATAAATCACAGCTACGATTTGGTTGTATCAAAACTTCCCAAAAAACTAAGAGATGAAGTAAATCAAAATAGATAA
- a CDS encoding DUF6728 family protein: MKEQKDLEDLNKETNQDWKRYFQLGEVTTYFARLFGKKDPDAPNNFNLKMMHGINKISIVMFLIALIIMVTRAIIR; encoded by the coding sequence ATGAAAGAGCAGAAAGATTTAGAAGATTTAAATAAAGAGACAAATCAAGATTGGAAAAGATATTTTCAATTAGGAGAAGTTACTACTTATTTTGCCAGGCTTTTTGGTAAAAAAGATCCAGATGCACCCAATAACTTTAACCTTAAAATGATGCATGGCATTAATAAAATATCCATTGTCATGTTCCTAATTGCATTAATCATTATGGTTACTAGAGCGATCATTAGATAA
- the ispG gene encoding (E)-4-hydroxy-3-methylbut-2-enyl-diphosphate synthase — translation MEISTNKFQKYCNSLVSYKRRKTIPVKIGDIIIGGDNPIVLQSMTTVDTMDTEGSIEQSIRMIDAGCQLVRITAPSIKEAENLRNIKEGLRKRGYNTPLVADIHFTPNAAELAAKIVEKVRVNPGNYADKKKFENIEYTDDSYKAELDRIKKRFKPLVQICKEHGTAIRIGTNHGSLSDRIMSRYGDTPFGMVESALEFIRICEEMDFHDIVVSMKSSNPQVMVQAYRLLVQKLDEEGLKPYPLHLGVTEAGEAEDGRIKSSVGIGTLLEDGLGDTIRVSLTEEPEEEIPVAKILADRYSNREGHEEIPSIENCHFNPYEYEKRQTRQTENIGGKEVPVVIADFSTKEKITPASFFGVGYNYSVPLDKWSISDFACDYIFTNHKKVDFEIPGTLGIIHSHETWLKEKNKDRRFPFIKPDQYLGGVETHPSLNFIYACLSDLNQEFIQRLKSDKTAVLLIDTYNKHGMAEQRRLFLELSESNCDIPVVIGRAYKDLPIESLQLYSATDMGGLLIDGFGDGIFIAAENCGGDKAINETAFNILQASRTRISKTEYISCPSCGRTLFDLQETTAMIRSRTNHLKGVKIGIMGCIVNGPGEMADADYGYVGSGKGKITLYKGQEVMKRGVPFEKAVDELIDIIREDGNWIEPETV, via the coding sequence ATGGAAATCTCAACTAATAAATTTCAGAAGTATTGTAATAGCTTAGTTTCTTATAAGAGAAGAAAAACTATTCCCGTAAAAATAGGAGACATCATTATAGGAGGTGATAATCCCATAGTTCTACAATCCATGACTACGGTTGATACAATGGATACAGAAGGCTCAATTGAGCAATCCATCAGAATGATTGATGCGGGATGTCAATTAGTAAGAATTACAGCACCTTCCATAAAAGAAGCTGAGAATCTAAGAAATATTAAAGAGGGATTAAGAAAAAGAGGTTACAATACACCTTTAGTTGCGGATATCCATTTCACACCCAACGCAGCTGAATTAGCCGCAAAAATAGTTGAAAAAGTTAGAGTAAATCCTGGCAATTATGCCGATAAAAAGAAATTCGAAAATATAGAATATACAGATGATAGCTATAAGGCTGAATTAGACAGGATTAAGAAACGATTTAAACCTCTTGTTCAGATTTGTAAAGAGCATGGTACTGCAATAAGAATTGGTACCAATCATGGTTCCCTATCAGATAGAATTATGAGTCGGTATGGTGATACACCATTTGGTATGGTTGAATCCGCACTAGAATTTATAAGAATTTGTGAAGAGATGGATTTTCATGATATAGTAGTTTCTATGAAATCCAGTAACCCACAGGTAATGGTTCAAGCCTATCGTTTATTAGTTCAGAAATTGGATGAGGAAGGTTTAAAACCCTATCCTTTGCATTTGGGAGTAACAGAAGCTGGGGAAGCAGAGGATGGTAGAATTAAAAGTTCAGTTGGTATAGGTACTTTATTGGAAGATGGTTTAGGTGATACCATAAGAGTTTCATTAACAGAGGAACCAGAGGAAGAGATACCAGTTGCTAAAATATTAGCTGATCGATATTCAAACAGGGAAGGCCATGAGGAAATCCCAAGCATTGAAAATTGCCATTTCAACCCTTATGAATATGAGAAAAGACAAACAAGGCAAACAGAAAACATAGGAGGTAAAGAGGTTCCTGTTGTAATAGCTGATTTTTCAACTAAAGAAAAAATTACACCTGCATCTTTCTTTGGTGTTGGTTATAATTACTCAGTTCCTTTAGATAAATGGTCAATCTCAGACTTTGCATGTGATTATATTTTTACAAATCATAAGAAGGTAGATTTTGAAATCCCTGGTACTTTGGGGATAATCCATTCTCATGAAACTTGGTTAAAAGAAAAAAATAAAGACAGAAGATTTCCATTTATAAAACCAGACCAATATTTAGGTGGAGTAGAAACGCATCCTTCTTTGAACTTCATTTACGCTTGTTTAAGTGATTTGAATCAAGAATTCATCCAAAGATTAAAAAGTGATAAAACAGCGGTGCTGCTAATTGATACCTACAATAAACATGGTATGGCAGAGCAAAGAAGACTATTCTTAGAGCTGTCTGAAAGCAATTGTGATATTCCAGTCGTAATTGGAAGAGCATACAAAGATTTACCGATTGAGTCGCTTCAACTATATTCAGCTACTGACATGGGAGGTTTGCTTATTGATGGTTTTGGTGATGGAATCTTTATTGCAGCAGAAAACTGTGGAGGAGACAAAGCTATAAATGAAACAGCTTTCAATATATTGCAAGCAAGTAGAACTAGGATTTCTAAAACAGAATATATTTCGTGTCCTTCCTGCGGAAGAACCTTGTTTGATTTACAAGAAACAACTGCAATGATTAGATCTAGAACTAATCATTTGAAAGGAGTAAAGATTGGGATTATGGGATGTATCGTAAATGGGCCAGGGGAAATGGCGGATGCAGATTATGGATATGTAGGTTCCGGAAAAGGAAAGATAACTTTATATAAAGGACAAGAAGTAATGAAAAGAGGGGTTCCTTTTGAAAAAGCGGTTGATGAATTAATTGATATTATTAGAGAAGATGGTAATTGGATTGAACCTGAAACTGTTTAG
- a CDS encoding 3'-5' exonuclease gives MNIVKEISKEEIKDLPLWKFEGQITLVEKDEDWDEVIPKLWRAEILGFDTEAKPVFRKGQYNPVSLIQLATDDEVFLIRNLLCGFPGDLIRIFEDPAIIKVGAAIHDDLKDLQKLRKFKPAGFEDIGVIARENGMLQSGAKNLTAIFLKKRISKAQQTSNWEKAELTEAQMDYAATDAYLGLKVYEVFEEIGWV, from the coding sequence ATGAACATTGTAAAGGAGATTTCGAAAGAAGAAATCAAGGATTTACCGCTTTGGAAATTTGAAGGTCAAATTACCTTGGTTGAGAAAGATGAAGATTGGGATGAAGTTATTCCCAAATTGTGGAGAGCTGAAATTTTAGGTTTTGATACCGAAGCAAAACCTGTTTTTAGAAAAGGTCAATACAATCCAGTTTCTTTAATTCAACTAGCAACTGATGATGAAGTATTTTTGATTAGAAATTTACTTTGTGGATTTCCTGGAGATCTAATTCGAATTTTTGAAGATCCTGCGATTATAAAAGTAGGAGCTGCCATACATGATGATTTAAAAGATTTACAGAAATTAAGGAAATTCAAACCTGCTGGTTTTGAAGATATAGGCGTTATTGCAAGAGAAAATGGTATGCTACAAAGTGGAGCTAAAAATCTCACTGCAATCTTTTTAAAGAAAAGAATTTCAAAGGCTCAACAAACTTCAAATTGGGAAAAAGCTGAATTAACTGAGGCCCAAATGGATTATGCTGCTACTGATGCATATTTAGGCCTGAAAGTATATGAAGTATTTGAGGAGATTGGCTGGGTATAA
- the nhaC gene encoding Na+/H+ antiporter NhaC, producing the protein MTDKQIRPSLIQSLIPILFLITLLSLNVYFFGDATLDGSNQIALILSAGVASVIALKVGFRWSTMLDGIVSSISSAMSSILILLLIGSLAGTWLLSGIVPAMIYYGLNILNPTIFLFAACVVSAIVSVATGSSWSTIATLGLALLGIGQTLGMSEGVVAGAIISGAYFGDKMSPLSDTTNLAPAMAGTDLFTHIRYMAYTTIPSIAIALIIFLVLGFMNSSETDIEQVGQVQAAIQDKFNINLWLFLVPAAVIFMIVKKISAIPALLIGTLLGGVFAIVFQPQIIEIISGGTGNFFEQSYRAVMVSMYGDISITTSNQMVNDLLSTGGMYGMLNTIWLIICAMVFGGVMESTKMLQVITGSIIKLANSTGSLVTSTATTCVFFNVTASDQYLAIVVPGRMFADTYKERGLKPEVLSRTLEDSGTVTSVLIPWNTCGATQSSVLGVSTWTYAPYAFFNIISPFMTILFAYLNIKIRRISDK; encoded by the coding sequence ATGACGGACAAGCAGATCAGGCCTAGCCTAATTCAATCACTAATTCCTATACTATTTTTAATCACATTATTAAGTTTAAACGTTTACTTTTTTGGAGACGCCACATTAGACGGATCAAATCAAATAGCGTTAATTTTATCTGCTGGTGTAGCATCAGTCATTGCTTTAAAAGTTGGATTTAGGTGGTCAACCATGTTGGATGGTATAGTAAGCAGTATAAGTTCTGCAATGTCATCAATTTTAATTTTATTGTTGATAGGTTCGCTTGCTGGTACTTGGTTATTGAGCGGAATTGTTCCAGCCATGATTTATTATGGCTTAAATATTTTAAATCCTACAATATTTTTATTTGCTGCTTGTGTGGTAAGTGCAATAGTATCGGTTGCAACCGGAAGTTCATGGAGTACCATCGCCACTTTAGGTTTAGCGCTTTTAGGAATTGGACAGACTTTAGGGATGAGTGAAGGGGTTGTGGCTGGTGCAATTATTTCAGGCGCTTATTTTGGGGATAAAATGTCGCCTCTTAGTGATACCACCAACCTTGCCCCAGCAATGGCAGGAACAGATTTGTTCACTCATATTCGGTATATGGCATACACTACCATTCCTTCAATTGCAATAGCTTTAATTATATTTTTAGTTTTAGGATTCATGAATAGTTCTGAAACAGACATAGAACAGGTAGGTCAGGTTCAAGCAGCAATTCAAGATAAATTCAATATCAATTTATGGTTGTTTTTAGTGCCTGCAGCTGTAATTTTTATGATTGTTAAAAAGATTTCTGCAATTCCTGCTTTATTAATCGGTACTTTGTTAGGTGGAGTATTTGCAATAGTTTTTCAACCGCAAATAATCGAAATTATTTCAGGTGGAACGGGAAACTTCTTTGAGCAATCTTATAGAGCAGTAATGGTTTCTATGTATGGAGACATTAGTATTACAACATCTAATCAAATGGTTAATGACCTCTTATCTACAGGAGGAATGTATGGCATGTTGAATACAATTTGGTTAATCATTTGTGCTATGGTTTTTGGCGGAGTTATGGAATCAACTAAGATGCTTCAGGTGATTACTGGATCCATTATAAAATTAGCTAATTCAACTGGCTCTTTGGTTACTTCAACTGCTACTACTTGTGTTTTCTTCAATGTAACGGCTTCAGATCAATATTTAGCTATAGTGGTTCCAGGAAGGATGTTTGCTGATACCTATAAGGAGAGGGGGTTGAAACCAGAAGTATTAAGTAGAACTTTAGAGGATTCTGGTACCGTGACAAGTGTTTTAATTCCATGGAATACTTGTGGAGCAACGCAGTCCTCGGTGTTAGGAGTTTCAACTTGGACTTATGCTCCATATGCATTCTTTAATATTATAAGTCCATTCATGACTATTCTTTTTGCTTATCTAAATATAAAAATTAGAAGAATTTCGGATAAATGA